The Cyanobacterium stanieri LEGE 03274 genome window below encodes:
- a CDS encoding RNA-guided endonuclease InsQ/TnpB family protein: MLKVVKVRIYPDSSQKLALTKAFGTCRWLWNHFLNLMNETYKQTGKGLSGYDIKKLIPELKKQEETSWLSETYSQCLQQVCLNLGVAFNNFFEKRAKYPNFKSKHGKQSLQYPSNVSIKGDCLNVPKIGLVYAKIHRPIDGKIKTVTITKNCCNQYYASILIDDGKDKPEVSSEGKAIGIDLGLNPNIAITSDGSKFDNPKILKKHEVNLKRKQQQLSRKQKGSNNRNKARLKVAKVHKKITNCREDFLHKLSRRIVNENQVIVLENLNVKGMMQNHCLAKSIQQVGWGMFCTMLKYKAEQEGKVYIEVDRFFPSSKTCHVCLNRVDSLPLDIRHWECPKCKARHDRDINAAINIRDEGLRILKTGLIKPLTSGTGDKACRQTVRRSKGGRKKSTTTLVSGQEANTLPSGQCR; this comes from the coding sequence ATGTTAAAAGTCGTTAAAGTCAGAATTTATCCAGATTCATCTCAAAAACTAGCACTAACAAAAGCCTTTGGTACTTGTAGATGGCTATGGAATCATTTTTTGAATTTAATGAATGAAACTTATAAGCAAACTGGGAAAGGGTTATCAGGGTATGATATTAAAAAATTAATTCCTGAGCTAAAAAAACAAGAGGAAACTTCTTGGTTGTCTGAAACTTATTCTCAATGTTTACAGCAAGTTTGTTTAAATCTAGGAGTAGCTTTTAATAATTTCTTTGAGAAAAGAGCAAAGTATCCTAATTTTAAGAGTAAACATGGAAAGCAATCCTTACAATACCCTAGCAATGTCAGTATTAAAGGCGACTGTCTAAATGTTCCTAAAATTGGTTTGGTTTATGCAAAAATTCACCGCCCTATTGATGGAAAAATTAAAACTGTAACTATTACTAAGAATTGTTGTAATCAATACTACGCCTCTATATTGATTGATGATGGTAAAGATAAACCAGAAGTAAGCTCGGAAGGTAAAGCTATAGGAATTGATTTGGGATTAAATCCTAACATTGCTATTACCAGTGATGGGAGTAAGTTTGATAACCCAAAAATACTAAAAAAACATGAGGTTAATTTAAAGAGAAAACAGCAACAATTATCCCGTAAACAAAAAGGGTCAAATAATCGAAATAAAGCAAGATTAAAAGTTGCTAAAGTACATAAAAAAATTACTAATTGCCGTGAGGATTTTCTACACAAACTATCTCGTAGGATAGTAAACGAAAACCAAGTTATAGTGCTAGAAAATTTAAACGTAAAAGGTATGATGCAGAATCATTGCCTAGCTAAATCAATACAACAGGTAGGTTGGGGAATGTTTTGCACGATGCTTAAATATAAAGCAGAGCAGGAAGGAAAAGTTTACATTGAAGTAGATAGATTTTTCCCAAGTTCTAAAACTTGTCATGTGTGTCTTAATAGAGTAGATAGTTTGCCTTTGGACATAAGACACTGGGAATGTCCAAAGTGTAAAGCAAGGCATGATAGGGATATAAATGCGGCAATTAACATCCGAGATGAAGGACTACGAATATTAAAGACGGGGCTTATAAAGCCCCTCACCTCTGGAACGGGGGATAAAGCCTGTCGCCAAACTGTAAGACGAAGTAAGGGAGGACGTAAGAAATCCACTACTACGCTGGTTTCTGGGCAGGAAGCCAACACTTTACCGTCAGGTCAGTGTAGGTAG
- a CDS encoding pentapeptide repeat-containing protein — MNVDELLRLYSQGQREFSRLSLSASEIIQVNLTQIELNHSDLSWSNLSSTDLSGGNLSHADLVNARIISSRFIGANLQHTDFSYSDLSWSNFNSANLSYGDLSYANLSNTFLSNANLTGANLTGANLTGATLTGVNLTGANLSEADLSGLNLMEADFTRADLSESNLTGANLSEANFSRADLRKANLSNCILEGLFLHQANLSKANLRGANFAGAVLHGLGGKRFTLSPLRKKTGGKGQIMFVHAIL; from the coding sequence ATGAATGTTGATGAATTACTAAGGTTATATTCCCAAGGGCAAAGAGAATTTAGCCGTCTGAGTCTTTCGGCTAGTGAAATAATTCAGGTAAATTTAACTCAAATTGAATTAAATCATAGTGATTTGAGTTGGAGTAATTTAAGCTCAACAGATTTAAGTGGTGGTAATCTCAGCCATGCCGACTTGGTAAACGCAAGGATTATTAGCTCTCGTTTTATCGGCGCGAACTTACAACATACGGATTTTAGTTACAGTGACTTAAGTTGGAGCAATTTTAACAGCGCCAATTTAAGCTATGGGGATTTAAGCTATGCCAATTTATCTAATACTTTTTTATCTAATGCTAACCTCACAGGGGCTAACCTCACAGGGGCTAACCTCACAGGGGCTACCCTTACGGGGGTGAATTTAACGGGGGCTAATTTGAGTGAAGCGGATTTGAGCGGTTTAAACTTAATGGAGGCGGATTTTACTAGGGCAGATTTATCGGAGTCTAATTTGACGGGGGCGAATTTGAGTGAAGCTAATTTCAGCCGTGCGGATTTAAGAAAGGCTAATTTAAGTAATTGTATTTTGGAGGGTTTATTTCTCCATCAGGCGAATTTATCTAAGGCAAATTTGAGGGGGGCTAATTTCGCAGGGGCAGTATTACACGGTTTGGGCGGAAAAAGGTTTACTTTATCACCTCTAAGAAAAAAGACGGGGGGTAAGGGGCAAATTATGTTTGTTCATGCTATTTTGAG